One part of the Terriglobales bacterium genome encodes these proteins:
- a CDS encoding GGDEF domain-containing protein, with the protein MGAKVLRAVYRLIVPGGLVLLVSALAMESRMPQGMAASFWHYYPYIIFGVGLLLSAVFNCSRLFFALLVVALSDRALLWLVPRLSSAGIYQTIFDAIALLLPLNLLAFSFMRDRGIISSPGRRRVAFIAAQVVFVGLIVLIHPLQVRAAGLMQGEIIPKGYSEWSHLSQPALLAFILAGIVMLVYLLDRRRPVESGLFWALVTAFIALNAGGASHLSSVYFASGGLILGIAVLETSYTMAYHDELTQLPSRRALNQALLKVGDAYAVAMVDVDHFKQFNDTYGHETGDQVLQMIASRLADVTGGGKAFRYGGEEFAVIFANKSVDEAYLSLETLRKKIEATPFKVRDAERRERRKKAKKRQVPRLHAKKRVRVTVSIGAASSDGEGRPADEVLQAADKALYRAKNSGRNCTVVSG; encoded by the coding sequence TTGGGCGCAAAGGTGTTGCGCGCTGTTTATCGCCTTATTGTCCCTGGGGGATTAGTGTTGCTGGTCTCTGCCCTCGCAATGGAGTCGCGGATGCCGCAGGGAATGGCGGCCTCCTTTTGGCATTATTACCCCTACATCATTTTCGGCGTTGGCCTGCTGCTCAGCGCGGTGTTCAATTGCAGCCGATTATTTTTTGCTCTACTGGTTGTCGCCTTATCGGATCGCGCTCTGTTGTGGCTGGTGCCACGTCTTTCGTCCGCAGGAATATACCAAACAATTTTCGACGCGATCGCGCTGTTGCTTCCGCTGAACTTGCTCGCCTTCTCGTTCATGCGCGATCGTGGAATCATCTCGTCCCCCGGCCGGCGCAGAGTCGCATTCATCGCAGCACAAGTCGTTTTTGTTGGACTGATCGTTCTGATTCATCCCTTGCAGGTGCGAGCCGCCGGTTTGATGCAAGGAGAAATCATTCCCAAGGGTTATTCGGAGTGGAGTCATCTCTCACAACCGGCACTGCTTGCCTTCATACTGGCGGGCATCGTGATGCTGGTGTATCTGCTCGACCGCCGCAGGCCGGTTGAAAGCGGACTCTTCTGGGCGCTAGTGACGGCATTCATCGCGCTGAATGCCGGCGGCGCGAGTCATCTCTCGTCGGTTTACTTCGCTAGCGGAGGTCTGATCCTTGGCATCGCGGTGCTCGAGACTTCATATACGATGGCCTACCACGACGAGCTAACGCAGCTTCCCAGCCGTCGCGCACTCAATCAGGCGTTGCTGAAAGTTGGCGACGCTTACGCGGTGGCGATGGTCGATGTAGACCATTTTAAGCAATTCAACGATACATACGGGCACGAGACAGGTGACCAGGTGCTACAAATGATCGCCTCGCGCCTGGCGGATGTTACCGGCGGCGGCAAGGCATTCCGCTACGGCGGAGAAGAGTTTGCTGTGATCTTCGCCAACAAGTCAGTCGACGAGGCGTACTTGAGTCTCGAAACTCTGCGAAAGAAAATCGAGGCGACGCCGTTCAAGGTTCGCGATGCCGAGAGGCGTGAACGACGCAAGAAAGCGAAAAAGAGGCAAGTGCCACGTCTTCACGCCAAAAAGCGCGTGAGGGTGACCGTAAGTATCGGAGCCGCATCGTCCGATGGCGAGGGGCGTCCGGCCGACGAAGTACTACAGGCAGCCGACAAGGCCCTTTATCGCGCGAAAAACAGCGGACGCAACTGCACTGTGGTCAGCGGCTAG
- a CDS encoding sodium:solute symporter, with protein MGLNPLDLALIAIYLVGITLFGIHFRSADRSLKSYFLADRNIPWWAISLSIVSAETSTLTVISIPGLAYDRDFGFLQIVLGYLVARILICIIFIPQYFRGEFYTAYQLIDRRFGPRLHRFTAGLFLATRAAAEGVRVWAISIVVGIALTSIFAHFGITPETRDILSVAIITLLTLIYTFEGGMSAVVWTDVVQMTIYVAGTVIGFFTILHLVPGGWNTVDQIAGAAGKFRIFDFSFSPSNSYSFWAGLIGGTFLTTSTHGTDQLMVQRLLAAKNESQAKLALLSSGVFIFIQFGLFLLVGASLFAFYKLFPPLVAFTSSDRIFPTFIVNRMPHGISGILIAAILAAAMSNLSAALNSLSSTTVVDFYMRLRPEATEQRRVSVSRFATVLWGLVLFGLALLSRHGGRVVEIGLTIISVAYGSLLGVFLLGILTRRATEGGAIVGMACGLAINLYLWLGADHFASWAGFRIAYTWLVAIGTVVTFAVGYAISTLTSPSLERARA; from the coding sequence ATGGGACTCAACCCTCTCGATCTCGCTCTGATCGCAATTTATCTGGTCGGCATCACGCTGTTTGGCATTCACTTTCGTTCTGCCGATCGTTCTCTCAAGAGCTATTTCCTTGCTGATCGCAACATTCCCTGGTGGGCGATCTCTCTATCGATAGTCTCGGCTGAAACCAGCACGCTGACAGTGATCAGCATTCCCGGATTGGCATACGACCGCGACTTCGGCTTCCTGCAAATCGTGCTTGGCTACCTCGTTGCGCGCATCCTGATTTGCATCATTTTCATACCCCAATACTTTCGCGGCGAGTTCTACACCGCATATCAACTCATCGACCGCCGCTTCGGACCGCGTCTACATCGCTTCACTGCAGGACTCTTCCTGGCAACGCGCGCGGCAGCGGAAGGCGTGCGCGTCTGGGCGATCTCCATCGTCGTGGGCATTGCGCTGACCAGTATCTTTGCCCATTTCGGAATCACGCCAGAGACTCGCGACATTCTTTCGGTGGCAATCATTACCCTGCTGACGCTTATCTATACGTTCGAAGGTGGGATGTCGGCGGTAGTGTGGACTGATGTTGTCCAGATGACGATCTACGTTGCCGGAACGGTGATCGGGTTCTTCACCATCCTGCACTTAGTGCCGGGAGGCTGGAACACGGTGGATCAGATCGCCGGCGCTGCCGGCAAGTTCCGCATTTTTGATTTCAGCTTCAGTCCATCGAACAGCTACAGCTTTTGGGCGGGCCTAATCGGCGGAACTTTCCTCACGACGTCCACTCACGGTACCGATCAATTGATGGTGCAACGCTTGCTTGCAGCCAAGAATGAGAGTCAGGCAAAGCTCGCGTTGTTGTCGAGTGGCGTATTTATTTTCATTCAATTCGGCCTTTTTCTTCTGGTGGGCGCTTCCCTGTTCGCGTTTTATAAGCTGTTTCCCCCGCTGGTTGCGTTCACGAGTTCCGATCGAATTTTTCCAACGTTCATCGTGAACCGAATGCCGCACGGGATATCAGGCATCCTGATTGCCGCGATTCTGGCTGCTGCGATGTCGAACTTGAGCGCTGCGTTGAATTCTCTCTCGTCGACAACCGTTGTGGACTTCTACATGCGTCTTCGTCCTGAAGCAACTGAGCAACGCCGTGTCTCTGTTTCCCGTTTTGCAACCGTACTATGGGGACTCGTGCTCTTTGGGCTGGCTCTGCTCTCCCGGCACGGAGGACGCGTGGTTGAGATCGGCTTGACGATCATCTCCGTGGCGTACGGCTCGCTGCTTGGAGTCTTCCTGCTGGGAATCCTGACTCGTCGGGCTACTGAAGGCGGCGCAATTGTTGGTATGGCCTGTGGCCTGGCGATCAATCTCTATCTCTGGCTGGGTGCAGATCATTTTGCAAGTTGGGCGGGCTTCCGCATCGCCTATACCTGGCTGGTAGCCATCGGAACCGTCGTGACCTTCGCCGTGGGATACGCAATCAGTACGCTGACATCGCCGTCGTTGGAGAGAGCGCGTGCTTAG
- a CDS encoding DoxX family protein — MVFPALTRYSDLGLLLLRLMVSLVFFTSGLNHVRDPVARSKSINMSKSFTIFLGAVEILGSLGVAFGVLIQPAAIGLILIMFGAIQKKIFVWRIEFWANNGWNYELMLIVMCLVILFTGGGRYVLWA; from the coding sequence ATGGTCTTCCCAGCCTTAACTCGATACAGCGATCTGGGCTTGCTCTTGCTCAGGCTCATGGTGAGCCTCGTTTTCTTCACCAGTGGATTGAATCACGTGAGAGATCCTGTCGCAAGAAGCAAGAGCATCAATATGAGCAAGAGTTTCACGATCTTCCTGGGCGCGGTCGAGATACTCGGCAGTCTTGGCGTCGCTTTCGGAGTGTTGATCCAGCCCGCGGCGATTGGCCTGATTCTCATCATGTTCGGAGCGATTCAGAAGAAGATCTTCGTGTGGCGTATTGAGTTTTGGGCCAATAACGGTTGGAACTACGAACTGATGCTGATCGTCATGTGTCTAGTCATCCTGTTCACAGGTGGCGGACGATACGTGCTTTGGGCGTGA
- a CDS encoding amino acid permease, translating to MTARTESRQLPRALGLRHAIAIVVGTVIGSGIFLVPKEMMQAVGSAKLVYLAWIVGGVLSIFGALTYAELGALKPQAGGEYVYVRDGYGPVAGFLYAWTWFVIAKPASIATITTGLMRILGTFSAFHFLTENAISSPFAITWAQIGAMVVTIVISGLNYIGVRRAGDFQYIFTWLKVLMIAAIVGIAFSFRGGTFSNFSTTYPGATGGISGFMVALVAALWAYDGWNDLNMVSEEIERPERNIPLGLIVGVLLVAALYMATNAAVQYVLPAAQVAGSERPASDATRLAIGAVGAAVVSAGMALSMVVGLNGTVMSGGRVPFAVARDGYFFRALAEVHPRYFTPGNALVVQAALACVLLLVISRFQQLFSIAIFAEWLFYMIAASTIFIFRKRMPDVLRPYRAWGYPVVPAIFIAAAAFLLYSTFTENLKRSLLGSAVILMGIPVFLYFRSQSRSAGITSERTSSPQ from the coding sequence GTGACAGCAAGAACAGAGTCTCGACAACTCCCGCGGGCACTAGGGCTGCGCCATGCAATTGCGATCGTGGTTGGCACCGTCATCGGCAGCGGCATCTTCCTGGTTCCTAAAGAAATGATGCAGGCAGTCGGGTCCGCGAAGCTGGTCTATCTTGCCTGGATTGTAGGCGGCGTTCTTTCGATTTTTGGCGCATTAACCTATGCGGAGCTCGGCGCGCTTAAACCGCAGGCGGGTGGTGAGTATGTTTACGTTCGCGATGGATACGGACCGGTAGCCGGCTTTCTCTACGCGTGGACGTGGTTCGTGATCGCAAAGCCTGCCTCGATTGCCACGATTACGACCGGCTTAATGCGGATTCTGGGCACCTTCAGCGCTTTTCACTTTCTGACAGAAAACGCCATCTCCTCACCTTTTGCAATCACCTGGGCACAGATTGGAGCGATGGTCGTAACCATCGTCATTTCGGGACTCAACTACATTGGCGTTCGACGAGCCGGAGACTTTCAATACATTTTCACCTGGCTCAAGGTGCTGATGATCGCCGCGATCGTCGGCATCGCGTTCAGCTTCCGCGGCGGCACCTTCTCTAACTTCTCGACAACATACCCAGGAGCCACCGGTGGCATCAGCGGCTTCATGGTCGCGCTAGTTGCGGCGTTATGGGCCTACGACGGCTGGAACGATCTCAACATGGTGAGCGAAGAGATCGAACGGCCTGAGCGCAATATTCCCCTCGGCCTGATCGTTGGCGTGTTGCTGGTTGCGGCGTTGTATATGGCCACCAACGCAGCCGTGCAGTATGTGCTGCCGGCAGCGCAGGTTGCTGGTTCGGAGCGTCCCGCATCTGACGCCACGCGGCTAGCGATCGGTGCGGTCGGCGCGGCCGTTGTTTCAGCCGGAATGGCTCTTTCGATGGTCGTTGGTCTAAATGGAACTGTAATGAGCGGAGGGAGAGTGCCGTTTGCAGTTGCTCGTGACGGCTATTTTTTCCGCGCGTTGGCAGAAGTACATCCCAGATATTTCACGCCGGGTAACGCACTTGTAGTACAGGCCGCCCTTGCCTGCGTTCTCCTGCTCGTGATCTCGCGCTTTCAGCAGCTCTTTTCGATTGCTATTTTCGCTGAGTGGCTCTTCTACATGATTGCCGCAAGTACGATCTTCATCTTCCGCAAGCGCATGCCAGACGTACTGCGTCCATATCGCGCCTGGGGATATCCGGTGGTGCCCGCGATTTTTATCGCGGCCGCAGCTTTCCTTCTCTATTCGACGTTCACGGAGAACTTAAAGAGATCGCTCCTGGGAAGCGCAGTGATCCTGATGGGAATTCCGGTATTCCTTTACTTCCGTTCTCAATC
- a CDS encoding ankyrin repeat domain-containing protein, with amino-acid sequence MFPNPQAALPLPSRPNLEQYKKLAKELVKVCKTGNSAALHEWVSEWIGHLVRLSRLEITPGLPVENRSWIEQVSEFATRKLLSEERKCALTDAQFVIARSHGFMSWPKLAKHIEQLAGKNSSVAQFEAAADAIVCGDVQTLRRLLRENPKLVLERSTREHRATLLHYTSANGVEGYRQKTPKNIVEIAEHLLKSGAEVDAEADVYRGGCTTLGLAATSVHPEVARVQEPLLQILLDYGAVIDKPNLAGNAQSALIACFANGRPRAAEFLAARGAQLDLESAAGLGRIDLVETLFHSDGSLKAPATKKQLQKGFLWGCMYGRESVVAFLLEHRADLQDRADSGATALHWAAGGGHLSIVRLLLHRGAPLEEINAWGGTVLEHAGYGFEHGAPEADFVPVFDALLAAGAAIRGRWLAWIKRVRNRSVEEKARVAEVFRRYGATA; translated from the coding sequence ATGTTTCCCAATCCGCAAGCGGCGCTTCCTCTTCCCTCGCGACCCAATCTTGAACAATATAAGAAGCTCGCCAAAGAACTCGTAAAAGTCTGCAAGACCGGAAATTCTGCTGCTCTGCACGAGTGGGTGTCGGAGTGGATCGGCCATCTTGTCCGCCTGAGCCGCCTGGAAATCACTCCAGGCCTTCCCGTGGAAAATCGAAGCTGGATCGAACAAGTGTCGGAATTCGCCACGCGGAAGCTGCTTTCGGAGGAGCGCAAGTGCGCCCTGACCGATGCGCAGTTTGTGATTGCCCGTTCGCACGGATTTATGAGTTGGCCCAAACTGGCCAAACATATCGAGCAACTCGCGGGCAAGAACTCGTCGGTCGCGCAATTCGAGGCGGCCGCGGACGCAATCGTCTGCGGCGACGTGCAGACGCTCAGGCGACTGCTCCGCGAAAATCCCAAGTTGGTACTAGAGCGCTCCACACGCGAACATCGCGCCACCCTTCTCCATTACACATCGGCAAACGGTGTCGAGGGATACCGGCAGAAGACGCCGAAGAACATCGTGGAGATCGCGGAGCATCTGCTGAAGTCTGGAGCGGAAGTGGACGCTGAGGCGGACGTTTACCGCGGCGGATGCACGACGTTGGGCCTGGCGGCCACAAGTGTCCATCCTGAAGTCGCTCGCGTGCAGGAACCGCTATTGCAGATCCTGCTGGACTACGGCGCAGTGATCGACAAACCCAATCTCGCGGGTAACGCGCAGTCGGCGCTGATTGCCTGCTTCGCGAATGGACGGCCGCGAGCGGCAGAATTTCTCGCTGCACGCGGCGCACAACTCGACCTGGAAAGTGCCGCAGGTCTCGGACGAATCGATCTGGTGGAGACCCTCTTCCATTCCGATGGCAGTCTCAAGGCGCCGGCAACGAAAAAGCAGTTGCAGAAAGGCTTTCTATGGGGCTGCATGTACGGCCGCGAAAGCGTCGTTGCCTTTCTACTGGAGCATCGCGCGGACCTGCAGGACCGCGCTGACAGCGGCGCAACCGCACTGCATTGGGCGGCCGGCGGCGGACACCTCAGCATCGTTAGACTACTTCTCCATCGTGGGGCTCCGCTGGAGGAGATCAATGCATGGGGTGGGACCGTGCTCGAACACGCTGGCTACGGGTTCGAGCACGGCGCGCCTGAGGCTGACTTCGTTCCAGTTTTTGACGCACTCCTCGCCGCTGGGGCAGCCATCCGAGGTCGCTGGCTGGCATGGATCAAGCGAGTAAGGAACCGTTCAGTCGAGGAGAAAGCGCGTGTTGCAGAGGTATTTCGTCGTTACGGAGCAACAGCATGA